Proteins co-encoded in one Synergistes jonesii genomic window:
- a CDS encoding ABC transporter substrate-binding protein: MADDFRRVMAELTEEYGVNILEDPDRLSQLLENRCSEAADEVFHLTFALRQLLRDGWRPGSQNPIIGKKEERRFRQLMGFTEKQAERTAELINCALALRSDEEGLAERKDFVAVPGNLKQIGGGIASRPRHAGRDKKNLSSGIMIIVAITFLLLLFFQIGRQRTPVGDELRVAFFAPMSGAGARSAHVRLRAAQLAVERANAMESIRGGYALKVVGFDLPKDPAAAEKAVESAMSDKSFLMMMAADNSCAETIARVAERLEVPLVFVSQTPPEEEEMQNGALPFLYSFSIANDMNYRGKMLSYYASQALLTKSVAYCYDISDGPSKEIFESSRKWAAAFGVSVTAEIPFADIDSRGRLQIAKAAADSGAELVIIAGRTEDKAALISALRSSGYGGLILGEGYADRIYELAGAAAAGSWWINEVSYLDPAIRSVLKDYKRLYNEECPQEETTAAMLAYDGVMWVAAALENAPGFRGEAIRHTLLATRNLPLTHATLTIDPRSHTPLNKAMALVHCADGKGIFQRRIRIGKE, encoded by the coding sequence ATGGCTGACGATTTTCGCCGCGTTATGGCGGAGCTGACAGAGGAATACGGCGTAAATATTTTAGAGGACCCCGACCGCCTTTCACAGCTTCTGGAGAATCGCTGCTCTGAAGCGGCCGACGAGGTCTTTCACCTCACCTTTGCACTGCGCCAGCTTTTGAGAGACGGCTGGCGCCCCGGCTCGCAGAATCCTATTATAGGCAAAAAAGAGGAGCGGCGTTTCCGCCAGCTCATGGGCTTTACGGAGAAACAGGCGGAGAGGACTGCCGAGCTGATAAATTGCGCGCTCGCGCTAAGGTCGGACGAAGAGGGCTTAGCCGAGCGCAAGGACTTCGTCGCCGTGCCTGGCAATCTCAAGCAGATAGGCGGAGGCATTGCAAGCAGGCCGAGGCATGCCGGCAGAGACAAAAAAAATCTGAGCAGCGGCATAATGATAATCGTAGCGATAACTTTTCTTCTGCTGCTCTTCTTCCAGATAGGGCGGCAGAGGACGCCAGTGGGGGACGAACTGCGCGTCGCGTTTTTCGCGCCGATGTCGGGCGCCGGAGCCCGCAGCGCCCACGTGCGTCTGCGCGCCGCTCAGCTCGCGGTAGAGCGCGCGAACGCGATGGAATCGATCAGGGGCGGCTACGCTCTGAAGGTCGTAGGCTTCGACCTGCCGAAGGATCCGGCCGCCGCGGAAAAGGCCGTCGAATCCGCGATGAGCGATAAAAGTTTTCTCATGATGATGGCGGCGGACAACAGCTGCGCGGAAACGATTGCGCGCGTGGCCGAGCGCCTTGAAGTGCCGCTCGTCTTCGTCTCGCAGACACCCCCGGAAGAGGAGGAGATGCAGAACGGCGCTCTGCCTTTCCTTTACTCATTCAGCATCGCGAACGACATGAATTACCGCGGCAAGATGCTGTCGTATTACGCGTCGCAGGCTCTGCTGACTAAGAGCGTCGCTTACTGCTACGACATATCCGACGGACCTTCGAAGGAAATTTTCGAATCCTCGCGCAAATGGGCGGCGGCCTTCGGCGTCTCCGTAACGGCGGAGATACCTTTCGCCGACATAGACTCGCGCGGGCGCCTGCAGATCGCTAAAGCCGCGGCGGATAGCGGGGCTGAGCTCGTTATAATAGCTGGGCGGACGGAGGATAAGGCGGCGCTTATCTCGGCGCTGCGAAGCTCAGGTTACGGCGGGCTTATACTCGGCGAAGGATACGCGGACAGAATCTACGAACTGGCCGGGGCCGCGGCGGCAGGCTCATGGTGGATAAACGAGGTATCTTATCTCGATCCGGCGATTCGCTCGGTGCTGAAGGATTACAAGCGCCTTTACAACGAGGAGTGCCCGCAGGAGGAGACGACGGCTGCGATGCTCGCCTACGACGGCGTTATGTGGGTCGCCGCCGCGCTTGAGAACGCGCCGGGCTTCCGCGGGGAAGCGATACGCCACACGCTGCTCGCCACGAGGAATCTTCCGCTGACTCACGCGACCCTTACGATAGACCCGCGCAGCCACACGCCGCTCAACAAGGCGATGGCACTCGTGCACTGCGCCGACGGCAAGGGAATCTTCCAACGCAGGATCAGGATCGGCAAGGAATAA
- a CDS encoding DUF1850 domain-containing protein, producing the protein MNRKAFAALFILLTLPAAFFAAAQGWRADNLSILDKAGKIIFSAPVPFGFRFTTSYIHSVERTPVEDEYALCGGRLWVWQERVKSSNAGMPCLKPEHGLYISTPEWMIFQGGRESWERFFLRVGNEEFGRNKLRMPPFGETELFKRLPEERLTIAASADAIANSRTTGIKALFGKKPSEN; encoded by the coding sequence ATGAACAGAAAAGCATTCGCCGCACTCTTTATTCTGCTGACGCTGCCGGCGGCGTTTTTCGCCGCGGCTCAGGGGTGGAGGGCCGACAATTTGTCAATACTCGATAAAGCCGGAAAAATAATTTTTTCCGCGCCCGTCCCCTTCGGCTTCAGATTCACCACGAGCTACATCCACTCTGTGGAGCGCACTCCCGTGGAAGACGAATACGCGCTCTGCGGAGGGAGGCTGTGGGTCTGGCAGGAGCGCGTCAAATCGTCGAACGCGGGGATGCCCTGCCTCAAACCGGAACACGGGCTCTACATCAGCACGCCGGAATGGATGATATTCCAGGGAGGGCGCGAGTCGTGGGAGCGCTTCTTCCTGCGGGTCGGCAACGAGGAGTTCGGCCGCAATAAATTAAGGATGCCGCCTTTCGGCGAGACGGAGCTCTTCAAGCGATTGCCAGAAGAGCGCCTGACGATAGCGGCCTCGGCCGATGCCATCGCAAATTCCCGGACGACCGGCATCAAGGCGCTCTTCGGGAAAAAGCCTTCGGAAAATTAA
- a CDS encoding TAXI family TRAP transporter solute-binding subunit, translated as MKKGIIVTTVALIAALSIATASQAATYLSIATGGTSGTYYAVGGALASAVTKGGKIQCTAETGNASVANANLIATKGIEIAFVQNDITHWAYNGELMFQGKPLKNIRTVASLYPENVQVVVAKDAGIKSISDLKGKRVGVGAPGSGVEGDVQAIFKLAGLTYKDLKKADFLDFAAVTSRFKDNQIDAGFVVAGFPTASIMDLTTTKDVDLLNFDDAFLAKLHKAYPFFVPSTIPAKTYKGIDKDTKTPAVMAILITNDSVPADQIYDFLTAMFDNLKDIAAVHAKGKEITLKGALDGLTAPLHPGAEKFYKEKGLIK; from the coding sequence ATGAAAAAGGGTATCATCGTAACAACGGTCGCGCTGATAGCGGCTCTCTCGATTGCAACGGCGTCGCAGGCGGCGACATACCTGTCGATCGCGACAGGCGGCACAAGCGGCACATACTACGCGGTGGGCGGAGCTCTCGCTTCCGCGGTCACAAAGGGCGGCAAGATTCAGTGCACGGCCGAGACGGGAAACGCCTCTGTCGCGAATGCGAACCTCATCGCGACTAAGGGCATCGAAATCGCTTTCGTGCAGAACGACATCACACACTGGGCCTACAACGGCGAGCTGATGTTCCAGGGCAAACCCCTTAAGAACATCCGCACGGTAGCTTCTCTCTACCCTGAAAACGTCCAGGTCGTCGTTGCGAAGGATGCCGGGATCAAAAGCATCTCCGACCTTAAAGGCAAGCGCGTCGGCGTCGGCGCCCCCGGTTCGGGCGTTGAAGGCGACGTCCAGGCGATCTTCAAGCTGGCAGGGCTCACCTATAAAGACCTTAAGAAGGCCGACTTCCTCGACTTTGCTGCGGTAACGAGCCGCTTCAAGGACAATCAGATCGACGCCGGATTCGTCGTCGCCGGCTTCCCGACGGCTTCGATCATGGACCTCACGACAACCAAAGACGTCGACCTGCTGAACTTCGATGACGCTTTCCTCGCGAAGCTGCACAAGGCCTACCCCTTCTTCGTACCCAGCACGATTCCTGCGAAGACATATAAAGGAATCGACAAGGACACGAAGACGCCGGCCGTCATGGCGATACTCATCACCAATGATTCCGTTCCCGCCGATCAGATATACGACTTCCTGACGGCAATGTTCGACAACCTGAAGGATATAGCGGCCGTCCACGCTAAGGGCAAGGAAATCACCCTTAAGGGAGCCCTCGACGGCCTTACGGCTCCGCTGCATCCCGGCGCGGAGAAGTTCTACAAGGAGAAGGGGCTCATTAAGTAA
- a CDS encoding TRAP transporter permease: MSETETKVIDRTDESSKVDLDELMRKYDTEARFRTLSGWQGKMIAVLAVAMSCFHFYTSGFGLLLAQKQGAVHLAFTLALVFLLYPASSKQSKTSGIPFYDFIFAAFGVASAMYLVVFFNDLVTRAGLPTRADLVMGFILIVTLLEATRRISNPILPGLAIVALLYCYFGRYMPAVIAHRGFNVARIVNHMYLGTEGIFGTPLEVSSTFVFMFILFGAVLEKTGLGKFIIDLSLSLAGWSTGGPAKVAVVSSGLMGTVSGSSVANVCTTGMFTIPLMKSVGYEPHFAGAVEAVASTGGQIMPPVMGAAAFIMAQILGIPYIEVAIAAVVPALLYYFAVMVQVHFEACRLGLKGIPWSQLPPIWPLLRSKGFLLIPLIAIIYFLLAGYTPLKAAFNGILISFVLSWLNKETRLTPLRTFEAFQSGARGAIGVACACATVGMVVGMGTLTGLALRIAGAIVSLAKVTPESGLAVALSSIVSLLPGATMAAEAAAAALTKVFTLFFTMIASLILGMGLPTTANFIVTSTMAAPALFLLGVPPMAAYMFVFYFGIAADLTPPVALAAYAGSGIAGSDPMKTGVTAFKLALAGFLVPYIYVYSPMLLFIDVVPIEMVQAIGTALIGVFLLAMFTIGFFKAHMAFYMRIIAFIGALGLMIPGTASDIFGLAVLALIFVVQTAKARMKAKAA, from the coding sequence GTGAGCGAAACAGAAACAAAGGTAATCGACCGGACGGATGAAAGCTCAAAAGTCGATCTTGACGAATTGATGCGCAAATATGACACAGAAGCGCGCTTCAGGACGCTTTCCGGCTGGCAGGGCAAGATGATCGCCGTTTTGGCTGTCGCGATGTCGTGCTTCCACTTTTATACCTCCGGTTTCGGTCTGCTGCTTGCGCAAAAGCAAGGGGCCGTCCATCTCGCGTTCACGCTGGCGCTGGTCTTTCTTCTCTACCCGGCGTCGTCGAAGCAGTCGAAAACGAGCGGCATCCCGTTCTATGATTTCATATTTGCCGCGTTCGGCGTAGCGAGCGCGATGTATCTCGTCGTTTTCTTCAACGATCTGGTAACGAGGGCCGGGCTGCCTACGAGGGCGGATCTGGTGATGGGATTTATTCTGATCGTCACGCTGCTCGAGGCTACGAGGCGAATATCCAACCCGATACTGCCCGGCCTTGCGATAGTGGCTCTGCTTTACTGTTACTTCGGGCGGTATATGCCGGCGGTGATCGCGCACCGCGGCTTCAACGTGGCGCGCATAGTGAACCATATGTATCTGGGAACGGAGGGTATTTTCGGCACGCCGCTGGAAGTGTCTTCGACATTCGTTTTTATGTTTATCCTTTTCGGCGCGGTGCTTGAGAAGACGGGGCTCGGCAAGTTCATCATAGACCTCTCGCTCTCTCTCGCAGGCTGGTCGACGGGAGGCCCGGCGAAGGTCGCGGTAGTGAGCTCCGGCCTTATGGGGACCGTCTCAGGTTCATCTGTGGCGAATGTCTGCACGACGGGCATGTTTACTATCCCTCTTATGAAAAGCGTCGGATATGAGCCGCACTTTGCGGGCGCCGTCGAAGCGGTAGCGTCGACCGGCGGGCAGATAATGCCGCCGGTCATGGGCGCAGCGGCGTTCATCATGGCTCAGATACTCGGCATCCCTTACATCGAAGTCGCTATAGCGGCTGTCGTCCCGGCGTTGCTTTACTACTTCGCCGTCATGGTGCAGGTGCATTTCGAAGCGTGCCGCCTCGGACTGAAGGGCATCCCCTGGTCGCAGCTTCCGCCTATTTGGCCGCTGCTGAGGTCGAAAGGCTTCCTTCTTATACCGCTTATCGCGATCATTTACTTCCTTCTTGCCGGCTATACGCCGCTGAAGGCGGCGTTCAACGGCATCCTTATCAGCTTCGTGCTCTCGTGGCTCAATAAGGAGACGCGGCTGACGCCTCTGAGGACATTCGAAGCGTTCCAAAGCGGCGCGCGCGGCGCGATAGGCGTGGCCTGCGCGTGCGCGACGGTGGGAATGGTCGTCGGCATGGGCACTCTGACGGGGCTCGCGCTGAGAATCGCCGGCGCTATAGTCTCTCTTGCGAAGGTGACCCCGGAAAGCGGTCTAGCGGTCGCCCTTTCGTCGATAGTCTCGCTGCTTCCGGGAGCCACAATGGCGGCGGAGGCGGCAGCAGCCGCTCTGACGAAGGTCTTTACGCTCTTCTTTACGATGATCGCAAGCCTCATCCTCGGCATGGGACTTCCGACGACGGCGAACTTCATAGTTACGAGCACGATGGCGGCGCCGGCGCTCTTCCTTCTCGGAGTTCCGCCGATGGCGGCGTATATGTTCGTCTTCTACTTCGGCATCGCGGCCGACCTGACGCCCCCTGTCGCGCTCGCGGCATACGCGGGTTCCGGCATAGCGGGCTCCGACCCGATGAAGACGGGAGTTACGGCTTTCAAGCTTGCGCTCGCGGGCTTTCTCGTACCGTACATCTACGTCTACAGCCCGATGCTTCTCTTCATCGACGTCGTGCCGATTGAAATGGTGCAGGCCATAGGCACGGCTTTGATAGGGGTTTTCCTGCTCGCGATGTTCACTATAGGCTTCTTCAAGGCGCATATGGCGTTCTACATGCGCATAATCGCCTTCATAGGGGCCCTCGGATTGATGATACCGGGCACGGCGTCCGATATCTTCGGGCTTGCGGTCCTTGCCCTGATCTTCGTTGTTCAAACTGCCAAGGCAAGGATGAAAGCTAAAGCGGCTTAG